One genomic segment of Nitrosopumilus sp. includes these proteins:
- a CDS encoding transcription initiation factor IIB: MNSNVLLNSNFKFGCPRCGKKEIVTDLNSAEIFCVYCGFVIDEKLKNFGYESFFTDSQKDTRRTGMSRTLSRNDFGLSTVIGSKNKDVHGNSLSFVMSSTIKRIRIQDNRSQLSKYSDTNFKVAFEFLERIQDKLGVSDSVKETAAYIYRKAVEQKITAGRQIYSVIAASMYIACRNTMTLRNLNDVSKAADIKRKNLSQSYRAIVKQLDLKIPLVNQTNYVSKISNTLKISSSTKNLALQILKKAVELDMMAGRDPVGMAAAAVYYSGVIRGDGVSQIQVADASGITSVTVRNRFHELKKVIQIPKNKTTKNTITK, translated from the coding sequence ATGAATAGTAATGTACTATTAAATTCCAATTTTAAATTTGGATGTCCAAGATGTGGAAAAAAAGAAATTGTTACTGATTTAAATTCAGCAGAAATTTTTTGTGTATATTGTGGATTTGTAATTGATGAAAAACTTAAAAATTTTGGGTATGAATCATTTTTCACAGATTCTCAAAAAGATACACGTAGAACAGGAATGTCTAGAACTTTGTCTAGGAATGATTTTGGTCTTTCAACTGTGATTGGTTCTAAAAATAAAGATGTTCATGGAAACTCTCTCTCTTTTGTAATGTCTTCAACAATTAAACGGATACGAATTCAAGATAATAGAAGTCAATTATCAAAATATTCGGATACCAATTTCAAAGTCGCATTTGAATTTCTTGAACGAATTCAAGATAAACTAGGTGTATCTGATAGCGTTAAAGAAACTGCTGCATATATCTACAGAAAGGCAGTAGAACAAAAAATTACTGCAGGAAGACAAATCTACTCCGTAATTGCGGCATCTATGTATATTGCATGTAGAAACACAATGACTCTTCGAAATCTAAATGACGTTTCAAAAGCTGCAGATATAAAAAGAAAAAATCTCTCTCAAAGCTATCGTGCAATAGTAAAACAACTTGATTTGAAAATACCATTAGTAAATCAAACAAATTATGTCTCTAAAATTTCAAACACCCTCAAAATATCATCTAGTACAAAAAATCTTGCATTACAAATTCTCAAAAAAGCAGTTGAACTAGATATGATGGCAGGAAGAGATCCTGTTGGTATGGCAGCTGCTGCCGTATATTATTCTGGTGTGATAAGAGGGGATGGGGTTTCACAAATTCAAGTAGCTGATGCGTCGGGGATTACTTCTGTAACAGTTAGAAACCGATTTCATGAATTGAAGAAAGTCATTCAAATTCCAAAAAATAAGACAACTAAAAACACAATTACAAAGTGA
- a CDS encoding DUF2116 family Zn-ribbon domain-containing protein has translation MGKCHRCGKSFNGDEKFCHDKCRDEHILDIEKRIEEAVKNDSSHTRKISRGF, from the coding sequence TTGGGAAAGTGTCATCGTTGTGGAAAATCGTTTAATGGGGATGAAAAGTTCTGTCACGACAAATGTAGGGATGAGCATATTTTGGATATTGAGAAGCGAATTGAAGAAGCAGTTAAAAATGACTCAAGCCATACGAGAAAAATAAGTAGGGGTTTCTAA
- a CDS encoding universal stress protein, translated as MLKLFQNILVPFDLSSQSTRAFKVALDIAKKYGSKITTLTCLEGDSWHHKYYDSRADAELIKKQNKASKKYIEQLESLARKNSVSMKSNIIKSKSVVNDIVIFAKSRKHDLIVMGSHGRTGFDKMLLGSVANGVSQKTKCPVLIVK; from the coding sequence ATTTTAAAATTGTTTCAAAACATTCTAGTGCCTTTTGATTTATCAAGTCAATCTACACGTGCTTTCAAAGTAGCTTTGGATATTGCAAAAAAATATGGTTCTAAAATTACAACTCTGACTTGCCTTGAGGGTGATTCTTGGCATCACAAATATTATGATTCTAGAGCAGATGCTGAACTTATAAAAAAACAAAACAAAGCTTCTAAAAAATACATTGAGCAATTGGAATCTCTTGCTAGAAAAAACAGTGTTTCTATGAAATCCAACATTATAAAATCTAAATCCGTTGTAAATGATATTGTGATTTTTGCAAAATCTAGAAAACATGACCTTATAGTAATGGGTTCTCATGGAAGAACTGGTTTTGATAAAATGTTATTGGGAAGTGTTGCAAACGGTGTTTCCCAAAAAACTAAATGCCCTGTTCTTATTGTAAAATAA
- a CDS encoding lactate dehydrogenase — protein sequence MISIIGSGQVGSSIAFLCMSNEIDNVLLVNRTEEKAIGEALDISNSIPSSSKFSIRGTSDYSKLVGSDIVVVTASVVGYQKDRTENIRSQVNMIKEIAKNVKEFCPSAIVLIVSNPLDVLTYYFQIESCFSRFRVIGIASSLDSSRFRYFISEKFSVPQSSVSNALVLGEHGDTMVPIFSKAKVSGRNLLEQIDETERSSITGKVRNYWKLLRNYKSRSQFGIAKNTYDVISAIIHKNELKIPASIVLEGEYGVNNVSMGIPVKINHTGVVEIEKIALDNSESELLALSAKKIQDDIKSVKI from the coding sequence TTGATTTCAATTATCGGTAGCGGTCAAGTAGGATCCTCTATTGCATTTCTGTGCATGTCAAATGAAATTGATAATGTATTGTTGGTTAATAGAACCGAAGAAAAAGCAATTGGTGAGGCATTGGATATATCAAATTCAATTCCTTCCAGTTCAAAATTTTCTATTCGTGGTACATCTGATTATTCAAAATTGGTCGGCTCTGATATTGTAGTTGTTACTGCTAGTGTTGTTGGCTATCAAAAAGATAGAACAGAAAATATAAGATCTCAGGTAAACATGATTAAAGAAATTGCAAAAAATGTTAAAGAGTTCTGTCCTTCTGCAATTGTTCTTATTGTTTCAAATCCTTTGGATGTTTTAACATATTATTTTCAAATCGAATCATGTTTTTCTCGATTTCGTGTTATTGGTATTGCATCTAGTCTTGATTCAAGTCGATTTAGATATTTTATTTCAGAAAAATTTTCTGTTCCTCAATCCTCAGTTAGTAACGCATTGGTTCTTGGTGAACATGGTGATACAATGGTGCCTATTTTTTCTAAAGCTAAAGTCAGTGGTCGTAATCTCCTAGAACAAATAGATGAAACTGAAAGATCTTCTATTACTGGCAAGGTGAGAAATTATTGGAAACTATTAAGAAATTACAAGAGCAGATCTCAATTTGGAATAGCTAAAAATACCTATGATGTCATATCTGCAATAATTCATAAAAATGAATTAAAAATCCCTGCATCTATCGTCTTAGAAGGGGAGTATGGAGTAAATAATGTCTCAATGGGGATTCCAGTAAAAATTAATCATACCGGAGTTGTTGAAATAGAAAAGATTGCACTTGATAATTCTGAATCAGAACTATTAGCACTTTCTGCTAAAAAAATTCAGGATGATATTAAATCTGTCAAAATCTAG
- a CDS encoding DUF4362 domain-containing protein, producing MKTKYSIPIICIAVFVASSIIITAYTYPELFGLTKPYSEIGEYDGMISEIELMISAQCSNKTKFSDYPFAKTSNGYYYIDNVICERINVEQGGCLDPFSKGYPDETCKNRVTFDYPYGETGPEISKEFCNHVNYESPIFTNTEKNKRLYDEYLHICTIRGLIDDTPLHDISQIMNYQGKNCNTYRFGSVDCFANSFDKCVPAKIENTHFTVEGDPITIIAMIHTDSCSIDVFHDSTQDKFGKQEITKYSCPEIKLDENYLHLVSCTSEYDEWEYGFSIRK from the coding sequence ATGAAAACCAAATACAGCATTCCAATTATCTGCATTGCTGTTTTTGTTGCATCTAGTATTATAATCACTGCATACACATATCCTGAATTATTTGGCTTGACGAAACCCTACTCTGAAATTGGCGAATATGATGGTATGATTTCAGAAATTGAATTAATGATTAGTGCACAATGCTCAAACAAAACCAAATTCAGTGATTATCCTTTTGCTAAAACATCAAACGGTTATTACTATATTGATAATGTGATATGTGAGCGAATCAATGTAGAACAAGGTGGATGTCTAGACCCGTTTAGCAAAGGATATCCTGATGAAACCTGTAAGAATCGTGTAACCTTTGATTATCCATATGGCGAAACAGGGCCAGAAATAAGTAAGGAATTCTGCAATCATGTAAACTATGAATCTCCAATTTTTACTAACACTGAAAAGAACAAGCGACTGTATGATGAATATCTTCACATATGCACAATTCGCGGCTTAATAGATGATACTCCGTTGCACGACATTTCACAAATAATGAATTATCAAGGAAAAAACTGTAATACGTACAGATTTGGCAGTGTTGATTGTTTTGCTAATTCATTTGACAAATGTGTTCCCGCAAAAATCGAGAATACTCATTTTACTGTGGAAGGTGATCCGATTACAATCATTGCAATGATACACACTGACTCTTGCTCAATTGATGTATTTCATGATTCAACACAAGACAAATTTGGAAAGCAAGAAATTACAAAGTATTCTTGTCCTGAAATTAAATTAGATGAGAATTATCTTCATCTAGTTTCATGCACAAGTGAATACGATGAATGGGAATATGGGTTTTCGATTAGAAAATGA
- a CDS encoding serpin family protein has protein sequence MKTRLLIIGFVVLAGTVFGTLFLYNGLPQDKTMNGNSIDNATVNKDDFVFSLYHQIAKDNNTSNFFFSPFSISTAFSMVYEGARGDTATQIMDAFDFPQDDRERWNGMSNTMKRLNHEKGFYALNVANGIWLSDVHETKPEYVDVVTTHYDGTAESVDFASNDGVDKINQWAKEKTRGKIQKILEHGSTDDLTLLVLTNSIYFNGEWANKFSPRNTSEEPFWTGNGKSVNSQMMKIPADVFNYAETDTLQILEMPYLGNEISMLVLLPKDKNGLDPLEDSLNSDKLNDVRNTMKKQPLTVHIPKFGFESDYDLIPLLQKLGVLDAFDEKKANFAGMTDQQAFLSKAKHKAFVDVHEKGTEAAAVTVAIGQLESGPPEPRHEFIADHPFMFVIQEKSSREILFIGHVMDPTS, from the coding sequence ATGAAAACTAGACTTTTGATAATTGGATTTGTTGTCCTGGCCGGTACAGTGTTTGGTACGTTATTCCTCTATAATGGTTTACCCCAAGACAAAACGATGAATGGAAATTCTATAGACAATGCAACTGTAAACAAGGATGATTTTGTCTTTTCATTGTATCACCAGATAGCCAAAGACAACAATACATCAAACTTCTTTTTCTCGCCATTTAGCATCTCGACTGCATTTTCTATGGTATATGAAGGTGCACGCGGAGACACTGCAACCCAGATAATGGATGCATTTGACTTTCCACAAGATGACAGAGAACGTTGGAATGGCATGTCAAATACTATGAAAAGACTAAACCATGAAAAAGGATTCTATGCCTTGAATGTTGCAAACGGCATATGGTTATCTGATGTACATGAAACAAAACCAGAATATGTTGATGTCGTGACAACCCACTATGACGGAACAGCAGAATCCGTCGACTTTGCTAGCAACGATGGTGTAGATAAGATAAACCAGTGGGCAAAAGAAAAGACAAGAGGCAAGATACAAAAAATACTAGAACATGGTTCTACTGATGATCTTACTTTGCTTGTCCTTACAAACTCAATATACTTTAACGGAGAGTGGGCCAACAAGTTTAGTCCAAGAAATACCAGCGAAGAACCATTCTGGACAGGCAATGGTAAATCAGTAAATTCACAGATGATGAAGATTCCAGCCGACGTGTTTAACTATGCAGAGACAGATACACTCCAGATTCTTGAGATGCCCTACCTTGGAAATGAAATATCCATGCTTGTGTTGCTTCCAAAAGACAAGAACGGACTGGATCCTCTTGAAGATTCTCTTAACTCAGACAAGCTAAACGATGTCAGAAACACAATGAAAAAGCAGCCTCTTACAGTTCACATCCCAAAGTTTGGATTTGAGAGCGATTATGACCTTATTCCTTTACTACAAAAACTTGGAGTACTTGATGCATTTGATGAGAAAAAAGCAAACTTTGCTGGAATGACAGACCAGCAGGCATTTTTGAGCAAGGCAAAACACAAGGCATTTGTTGATGTTCATGAAAAGGGAACAGAGGCGGCTGCAGTAACAGTAGCCATTGGTCAGTTGGAGAGCGGACCTCCTGAACCAAGACATGAATTCATTGCAGATCATCCTTTCATGTTTGTAATACAGGAAAAATCATCTAGAGAGATACTTTTCATTGGCCATGTAATGGATCCTACAAGTTAG
- a CDS encoding plastocyanin/azurin family copper-binding protein yields the protein MKTKTGISFLVAISSILLIFVFPLQGLSADSVFSFVNDLSRTQTTTIKVTGQGSLDIPPDAVFVRLDVRSTPSEDLAKVLDDQQYLVAELFESLGETGESLDDFQVSRTNNGRIYAQQHRMSDPSQSSYLVDFRTHLKVPYDQTHSIFKDLSSNGFVVEGVRIVQEKDNSEAIEPTNSATISIPHGTAIPSCEESNSCYVPYEIVISPGTKVTWTNDDDAAHTVTSGSPDGGPDGIFDSALFMAGESFSHSFLHSGSFEYFCMVHPWMLGKVTVSGNTGDATSSYGLFAEFDVFSQSAPDTFDNTISEYDESMATLRSILEKHGVDSKSLNDRPIRIDERYSGYGDPYYYESRDTIMIRTSIENIITVLDVAMNHNIRIQEITPTYLPSTLENARTTLAKLALDDAKSTIMDLVGPDGLEVKGVKSIEINTSQQINPQYEGIVISGVGVNLDRNYYDLSPLFTKVQVEFEVGR from the coding sequence ATGAAAACCAAAACAGGCATTTCGTTTCTAGTTGCCATATCTTCTATTTTGTTGATTTTTGTATTTCCTCTACAGGGACTTTCTGCAGATTCTGTCTTTAGTTTTGTAAATGATCTTTCACGAACTCAAACCACTACTATCAAAGTTACAGGTCAGGGTTCTCTTGATATTCCGCCTGATGCTGTATTTGTAAGATTGGATGTGAGAAGCACTCCTTCTGAGGATCTTGCCAAAGTTTTAGATGATCAACAATATCTTGTAGCTGAACTGTTTGAATCCTTGGGTGAAACAGGAGAAAGCCTAGATGACTTTCAGGTGAGTAGGACCAATAATGGACGAATCTATGCACAACAACACAGAATGTCCGATCCTTCACAGTCAAGCTATTTGGTAGATTTTAGAACTCATCTAAAAGTTCCATATGATCAAACTCATTCAATATTCAAAGATCTTTCAAGTAATGGATTTGTTGTGGAAGGTGTAAGAATTGTACAAGAAAAAGATAATTCTGAAGCAATAGAGCCAACAAACTCTGCAACAATTAGCATTCCTCATGGAACTGCTATTCCATCATGTGAGGAATCAAACTCTTGCTATGTTCCTTATGAGATTGTAATATCCCCTGGTACTAAGGTTACATGGACAAATGACGATGATGCAGCTCATACTGTAACTAGTGGTTCTCCAGATGGTGGTCCTGATGGAATATTTGATAGTGCTTTGTTTATGGCAGGTGAATCCTTCTCTCATTCCTTTTTACACTCTGGAAGTTTTGAATATTTTTGTATGGTCCATCCTTGGATGCTAGGTAAAGTTACTGTCTCTGGAAACACTGGTGATGCAACTTCCTCATATGGATTGTTTGCAGAGTTTGATGTTTTTTCACAATCAGCTCCTGACACTTTTGATAATACCATTTCAGAATATGATGAATCTATGGCAACATTGAGATCTATCCTGGAAAAACATGGAGTTGATTCAAAGAGTCTAAATGATCGTCCAATTAGAATTGATGAGCGTTATAGTGGGTATGGTGATCCTTACTATTATGAAAGCAGAGATACTATAATGATTAGAACATCAATTGAGAATATAATTACCGTACTTGATGTTGCGATGAATCACAATATACGAATTCAAGAAATCACTCCTACATATCTTCCATCAACATTAGAGAACGCAAGAACAACACTTGCTAAACTTGCATTAGATGATGCCAAATCCACCATTATGGATTTAGTTGGACCTGATGGACTTGAAGTAAAAGGTGTCAAATCTATTGAGATAAACACTTCCCAGCAAATTAATCCTCAATACGAAGGAATTGTGATTAGTGGCGTTGGAGTCAATCTTGATAGAAATTATTATGATTTATCTCCTCTCTTCACTAAAGTTCAAGTAGAGTTTGAAGTTGGACGTTAA
- a CDS encoding DUF6775 family putative metallopeptidase: MQISKIILYDEPTVPEIKLESLKKFLKETFPITIETRKNFFDSGDEKMYEKIAQTRIFDLKKPFTPHMPAKNDMLIEIQNKDMSNLEEMTLYDGYELQKNVLGQIPINEMNFETLHIILTNKLTCTFDENDFRYHARALIGSNPAIISTTGIIEAPAKPKKYYLELMTNFSNDKIDEIKKKYAGEFLEYHDSRLSEIVEGYLLQAIFYHETGEAFCNQNHCRLFNAHWQKDLLYSQIENKQFCAKHQNILKKFQN, encoded by the coding sequence GTGCAAATTTCAAAAATTATATTATATGATGAGCCTACCGTTCCAGAAATTAAACTAGAATCGCTCAAAAAATTCCTTAAGGAAACTTTTCCCATAACCATTGAAACTAGGAAAAATTTCTTTGATTCAGGGGATGAAAAAATGTATGAAAAAATAGCTCAAACAAGAATTTTTGATTTAAAAAAACCATTTACACCACATATGCCAGCAAAAAATGACATGCTTATTGAAATTCAAAATAAAGACATGTCGAATTTAGAAGAGATGACACTGTATGATGGATACGAATTACAAAAAAATGTTTTGGGGCAAATTCCTATCAATGAAATGAATTTTGAGACTTTGCATATTATTTTAACAAACAAATTAACATGTACATTTGACGAGAATGATTTCAGATATCATGCAAGAGCTTTAATCGGGTCAAATCCAGCCATAATTTCAACAACTGGGATAATAGAAGCTCCTGCAAAACCAAAAAAATACTATTTAGAATTAATGACTAATTTTTCCAATGATAAAATTGATGAAATAAAGAAAAAGTACGCAGGAGAATTTCTAGAATATCACGATTCACGCTTATCTGAAATTGTTGAGGGATATCTGCTACAAGCAATTTTCTATCATGAAACAGGAGAGGCATTTTGTAATCAAAATCATTGCAGATTATTTAATGCACATTGGCAAAAAGATCTTTTGTACTCCCAAATAGAAAATAAACAGTTTTGTGCAAAACATCAAAACATCCTAAAAAAATTTCAAAACTAG
- a CDS encoding winged helix-turn-helix domain-containing protein — translation MNSEDDEIEIISTDDDKIKLIGEIFSNDSSRKILKLISDGNEMTANEIAQESNMSLALAIHHLKRMQTAGMIKVSKTGISAKGQEMKYYVSTNQTFLITPEKSNSSVIESLKKFSKFAAIGLAGFVSWITLKPNNANYEGQPHTPGIESSTSEEQFTKDIPPESNPEVNLEVRTGESTIVEPEPQMEPIPEPEPEPQPEPSHSGTEYFDFSADTDATNTGSVSLDRTVYPQPFEGVNGDTTEQLIFAIIISLGIIAGGIILERILTYWFTKRKENKKSRGHAK, via the coding sequence GTGAATAGTGAAGACGATGAGATAGAAATCATTTCAACTGATGATGACAAGATAAAGCTTATCGGCGAAATATTCAGCAATGACTCTAGCAGGAAAATATTAAAGCTGATCTCAGATGGCAACGAGATGACTGCAAATGAAATTGCACAAGAAAGCAACATGTCTTTGGCATTGGCAATACATCATCTCAAAAGAATGCAGACAGCTGGAATGATCAAAGTATCAAAAACAGGAATATCTGCAAAGGGTCAAGAAATGAAATACTATGTTTCTACAAACCAAACATTTCTCATAACACCTGAAAAATCAAATAGTTCTGTAATTGAATCACTAAAGAAATTCTCAAAATTTGCAGCAATTGGGTTGGCAGGATTTGTATCATGGATTACATTAAAACCAAACAATGCAAACTATGAAGGACAGCCACATACACCAGGAATTGAATCAAGCACAAGTGAAGAACAATTTACAAAAGACATACCACCAGAATCAAATCCAGAAGTCAATTTAGAAGTAAGAACAGGAGAATCCACAATAGTTGAACCTGAACCTCAAATGGAACCAATACCGGAACCTGAGCCAGAACCCCAACCAGAACCAAGTCATTCTGGAACAGAGTATTTTGATTTTTCAGCAGATACAGACGCAACTAACACAGGTTCTGTTTCTTTGGATAGGACTGTGTATCCACAGCCATTTGAAGGAGTAAACGGTGATACTACAGAGCAATTAATTTTTGCAATCATTATTTCGCTGGGCATTATTGCTGGAGGAATAATCTTAGAGAGAATTCTAACGTATTGGTTTACCAAAAGAAAAGAAAACAAAAAATCAAGAGGACATGCAAAATGA
- a CDS encoding Lrp/AsnC ligand binding domain-containing protein → MTELSSVAFVLIMCDSKFVIDILKKCDEIDIVTEIIHVDGPWKILLKLESSLMDKIRDVVRWKLRKMEGIESTLTLVQHMT, encoded by the coding sequence ATGACAGAATTATCTAGTGTTGCATTTGTGTTAATAATGTGTGACTCTAAATTTGTGATTGATATTTTGAAAAAATGTGATGAAATAGATATTGTAACAGAAATTATTCATGTAGATGGGCCTTGGAAAATTTTACTAAAATTGGAATCATCACTAATGGATAAGATTAGAGATGTTGTCAGATGGAAACTAAGAAAGATGGAAGGAATTGAATCCACATTAACATTAGTTCAACACATGACATAA